TGGCCATGGACTCCCCCGCCCCCCGGAAACCTTCTGGAAACGTTACGTAGCGTAACATCCAGGATCGGTGCCGGGTACGGTGGGGGCGGGGCTCGCGAGGGTCGTGGGGATCCCGGCCGGATCCCAGTGGGCCTCGGCCCAGGCCAGTAGTTCCGGGCCCGGGGCGCCGAAGAGTTCCGCTGGTGGTGTCTGGCCCAGGAAGGCCAGCGCCTGCCACAGGGCCCGCGGCCCGGACTCGCCGCCGACAGGGGTGGCCCCGGTCTGTTTGCTGAGTTTGTCGCCAGCCGCGGTAACGGCGATGGGGAGGTGGTACCAGGCCGGCGCCGGCAGGCCGAGCTGGCGGAAGAGGTGGATCTGGCGGGGCGTGGAGTCCAGCAGGTCGCTACCGCGGACCACCTCGGTGATCCCGGCGGCGGCGTCGTCCACCACCACGGCGAGCTGGTAGGCGAACAGCCCGTCGGCGCGGCGGATCACGAAATCCCCGACTTCCGCCGCCACATCCTGCTCCCGGGCCCCCAGTAGACCGTCGGTGAAGGCGATCCGGGCGCTGCGGGTGTCCAGGCGGACCGAGCGTTCCGGCCGGCCCCCGGTGCCGTTGCGGCAGGTGCCCGGGTAGACGCCGGCGGGCAGGCCGGTGGCCGTGGCGGCGGCGCGGACCTCGGCCCGGGAGCAGGCGCAGGGGTAGGCGAGCCCGTCCGAGCGCAGCCCGGCCAGCGCGTCGGCGTAGGCCTCCAGGCAGTCGCTCTGGTGGACCACCGGCCCGTCCCATTCGAAGCCCAGATTCTCGAGGTCGCGCAGGATCCCGTCCGCGGCACCGGGGACGTTGCGCGGGGTGTCGATGTCGTCCATGCGCAGCAGCCACTCGCCCCCGGCGGCGCGGGCGCGCAGGTAGCTCCCGGCGGCCGCCACCAGGGAGCCGAAGTGGAGCGGGCCGGTGGGGGAGGGGGCGAAGCGGCCGCGGTACTGGTCCTCCGGCATGCCACTATTCTAGCGCTTCGGTTCCCGTTGGTGGTGACGCCGTGAATATTTCGGTTGCGCCTGTAATGTCGGTTCTGGTATTACATGCCGGCTTTGCAAACTGCGTCCCATCAGGGAGGGGACTCATGCCGGAAACCGAGAAGAAGACCACCGTCGCCGACCACCAGGGGATCGAGCCCTATCAGCCGGAGGAAGGCGAGGAGTACATGAATCCGGAGCAGGAAGAGCACTTCCGCCGGATTCTGCGCGCCTGGCGCCAGGAGCTCATGGAGGAGGTGGACCGGACCGTCCACCACATGCAGGACGAGGCGGCCAATTTCCCCGACCCCAACGACCGCGCCAGTCAGGAGTCGGAGTTCACCATGGAGCTGCGCACCCGGGACCGGGAGCGCAAGCTGCTCAAGAAGATCGACGAGGCGCTCAACGCCATCGACGAGGGCGAGTACGGCTTCTGCGAGGCCTGCGGTGTCGAGATCGGGATCCGGCGCCTGGAGGCGCGGCCCACCGCGACGCTGTGCATCGACTGCAAGACCCTGGACGAGATCCGGGAGCGCCAGCGCGGCTGAGATTCCGCCCGCCGGGTGACACAGTCGTAAAAGAATTGTCCAGAGGGGTGCCGTCCACGGTATGCTTTTGCCTCCTGCACCAAGGAGGCATTGATGGCGGAACTCAAGGCACTACTCTTCGACGTGGACGGCACCCTGGCCGATACCGAACGGGACGGCCACCGGGTTGCCTTCAATCGGGCCTTTGCGGATGCGGGGCTCGACTGGCACTGGGATGAACCCCTCTACGGCGAACTCCTGGCCATCACCGGCGGCAAGGAGCGGATCCGCCACTACCTGGCGCAGCACCGGCCGGATGAGGACCTCCCGGCGGATCTCGACGGCCTCATCGCCGACCTCCACGCCGCCAAGACCCGCCACTACACCGAACTGCTGGCCACCGGCGCCATCCCCCTGCGCCCCGGAGTCGAGCGGCTCCTGCGCGAGGCCCGGGAGGCCGGCCTGCGCCTGGGAGTTGCGACCACCACCACCCCGGCCAATGTCACGGCCCTGCTGGAATCCACCCTGGGGCCGGAGTCGGTGGAGTGGTTCGAGGTCATCGCCGCCGGCGACATCGTCCCGGCCAAGAAGCCGGCCCCCGACATCTACCACTACGCCCTGGAGCACATGGGGCTCGGCCCCGGTGAGGCGCTGGCCTTCGAGGACTCGGCCAACGGCGTCCGCTCCAGCGTGGCGGCGAGCCTGCCCACCGTGGTCACCGTCAACGACTACACCCGGGATCACGACTTCACCGGTGCCGTGACCGTGCTGGACAGCCTGGGCGAGCCGGGCGCGCCGGCCTTCACCCTGGCCGGTGCCGCCCTGGAGGAGGGAGTCCTGGATCGGGCCGCGGCCGCCGCCCTCCATCGCGCCGGAACCGAGGACTAGGACCATGGCG
This region of Thiohalospira halophila DSM 15071 genomic DNA includes:
- a CDS encoding HAD family hydrolase, giving the protein MAELKALLFDVDGTLADTERDGHRVAFNRAFADAGLDWHWDEPLYGELLAITGGKERIRHYLAQHRPDEDLPADLDGLIADLHAAKTRHYTELLATGAIPLRPGVERLLREAREAGLRLGVATTTTPANVTALLESTLGPESVEWFEVIAAGDIVPAKKPAPDIYHYALEHMGLGPGEALAFEDSANGVRSSVAASLPTVVTVNDYTRDHDFTGAVTVLDSLGEPGAPAFTLAGAALEEGVLDRAAAAALHRAGTED
- the gluQRS gene encoding tRNA glutamyl-Q(34) synthetase GluQRS, which codes for MPEDQYRGRFAPSPTGPLHFGSLVAAAGSYLRARAAGGEWLLRMDDIDTPRNVPGAADGILRDLENLGFEWDGPVVHQSDCLEAYADALAGLRSDGLAYPCACSRAEVRAAATATGLPAGVYPGTCRNGTGGRPERSVRLDTRSARIAFTDGLLGAREQDVAAEVGDFVIRRADGLFAYQLAVVVDDAAAGITEVVRGSDLLDSTPRQIHLFRQLGLPAPAWYHLPIAVTAAGDKLSKQTGATPVGGESGPRALWQALAFLGQTPPAELFGAPGPELLAWAEAHWDPAGIPTTLASPAPTVPGTDPGCYAT
- the dksA gene encoding RNA polymerase-binding protein DksA produces the protein MPETEKKTTVADHQGIEPYQPEEGEEYMNPEQEEHFRRILRAWRQELMEEVDRTVHHMQDEAANFPDPNDRASQESEFTMELRTRDRERKLLKKIDEALNAIDEGEYGFCEACGVEIGIRRLEARPTATLCIDCKTLDEIRERQRG